In Vanacampus margaritifer isolate UIUO_Vmar chromosome 18, RoL_Vmar_1.0, whole genome shotgun sequence, a genomic segment contains:
- the LOC144038322 gene encoding nuclear distribution protein nudE-like 1-A, translating to MTMEADKIPKFSSKDEEINYWKALYVKYKTTYQEAHEELLEFQEGSRELEAELEAQLGQAEHRLKDLQSDNLRLKNDVEMLKERLEQQYSQSYKQISVLEDDLVQTSSIKEQLHKYVRELEQSNDDLERAKRATIVSLENFEQRLNQAIERNAFLESELDEKESLLESVQRLKDEARDLRQELAVRERQADVSEPGHDDVKMESLSLSTPATPLSKGLDNALLANAAGLSTGYASNSPLTPSARISALNIVSDLLRKVGVLEAKLAACRNLAKEQQAKKNYALDNGNILNANNSAYSQSLHITYLDKASRGASSLDPGTLTAITVPPAASVPLTV from the exons ATGACCATGGAAGCGGACAAAATACCTAAATTCTCCTCCAAGGATGAGGAAATCAACTATTGGAAAGCTCTCTACGTCAAGTACAAGACAAC CTACCAGGAGGCTCACGAGGAGCTGCTGGAGTTCCAGGAGGGCAGCAGGGAGCTGGAGGCCGAGCTGGAAGCTCAGCTGGGCCAGGCCGAGCATCGCCTGAAGGACCTCCAGTCGGACAACCTCAGGCTGAAGAACGACGTGGAGATGCTCAAG GAGAGGCTGGAGCAGCAATACTCCCAGAGCTACAAGCAGATCTCCGTTCTGGAGGACGACCTGGTGCAGACGAGCAGCATCAAGGAGCAGCTCCACAAATACGTGCGAGAACTGGAACAGTCCAATGACGATCTAGAGCGAGCCAAGAG AGCGACCATCGTGTCTCTGGAGAACTTCGAGCAACGTCTGAACCAGGCCATCGAGAGGAACGCCTTCCTGGAGAGCGAGCTGGACGAGAAGGAGTCGCTCCTCGAGTCCGTTCAGAGACTCAAAGATGAAGCCAGAG ACTTGCGTCAGGAGCTAGCTGTGCGCGAGCGTCAGGCGGACGTGAGCGAGCCCGGGCACGACGACGTCAAGATGGAGTCGCTATCGCTCTCCACGCCCGCCACGCCTCTCAGCAAAGGCCTGGACAACGCCCTTCTCGCTAATGCCGCGG gaCTTTCTACAGGCTACGCCAGCAACTCACCGCTAACTCCCTCAGCGCGAATATCAGCTCTCAACATCGTTAGCGACCTACTGAGGAAAGTCGGG GTCCTGGAGGCCAAACTGGCCGCGTGCAGGAACCTGGCCAAGGAGCAGCAGGCCAAGAAGAACTACGCTCTGGACAACGGCAACATCCTCAATGCTAACAATAGCGCGTACTCGCAGTCACTGCATATCACCTATTTGGACAAAGC tagcAGGGGGGCCAGCAGCCTCGATCCAGGGACCCTCACAGCCATCACAGTCCCTCCCGCTGCCTCCGTACCCCTCACAGTTTGA